The Alnus glutinosa chromosome 7, dhAlnGlut1.1, whole genome shotgun sequence genome includes a region encoding these proteins:
- the LOC133873564 gene encoding protein cornichon homolog 1, with the protein MELILWAICFLIDLALLASTFYQILILTDLESDYINIYDTASRINYIVVPEFIVQGVLCAIFLVTWHWFMFLMTVPLTCYHVMLFLKQQHLFDVTEAFRFLSAEKKFRLIKLGFYLTMFAIVTARLALSAFEFLADADDAEHLF; encoded by the exons ATGGAGCTGATCTTGTGGGCCATCTGTTTTCTCATCGACTTAGCTCTCCTGGCATCCACCTTTTATCAG ATTTTGATCTTGACGGACTTGGAGTCTGACTACATAAACATTTACGACACAGCATCTCGCATAAATTACATTGTCGTCCCTGAGTTCATTGTGCAAGGAGTACTCTGTGCCATTTTCCTCGTGACATGGCATTGGTTCATGTTTCTGATGACAGTTCCCCTTACTTGCTATCATGTGATGCT GTTTTTGAAACAGCAGCATCTTTTTGATGTCACCGAAGCATTCAGATTTCTTAGTGCTGAGAAGAAGTTTCGGTTGATCAAGCTTGGTTTCTACTTAACGATGTTCGCCATAGTCACTGCCAG GCTTGCATTATCTGCTTTCGAATTTTTAGCTGATGCGGATGATGCTGAGCATTTGTTTTAA